Within the Saccharomonospora amisosensis genome, the region CTTCGCGAGTTCAGCACCATCGCGGTGGTCGGTTGCAGCAGGGACCCGGCCAAGGCCGCGCATTCGGTACCCGCCGCGATGCAGGCCGCGGGTTTTCGGATCATCCCCGTCAACCCGGTAGCCGACACCCTGCTGGGCGAGCGCGTGTATCGCGACCTCACCGACCTCGACGGGCCGGTGGATGTAGTGGAGGTGTTCCGGCCGGGAAGGGAAGCGCCCGCGATCGCTGAGCAGGCGGTGCGGATCGGGGCCAAGGCATTGTGGCTGCAACAGGGCATCACCTCCTCCCGAGCCCGTGAGATCGCGCGAGAGGCGGGGCTGGCCTACGTCGAAAACCGCTGCATGGCCGTGGTGCGCGCCGTCAACGGCATCCGCAAGGACGCCGGGTAGATGGCGGTCACCACGCAAGGCGGACCCGAGGCGGCGGGAAGGGTGCACACGGCCGCGTTCTGGCTGGTCGCGGTAGCGCTGTTCCTGCTCATGTTCGCCGCGAGCGCGCCCTCGCCGCTATACGTCGTTTACCAGCGGATGTGGGGCTTCACGCCCGCGACGCTGACCGCGGTTTTCGCCGTGTACGTGCTCGGCCTGCTGGTCATGCTGGTGTCGGCCGGTGCGCTGTCGGACTACGTCGGCCGCAAACCAGTGCTGGTCAGCGCCATCGTCGCCGAAGCGGGCAGCATGCTGCTGTTCGTGCTCGCCAGCGATGTCGGTTGGCTGTACGCGGCGCGGATTCTGCAGGGCCTCGCCACCGGTGCGGCGACAGGAGCCATCAGCGCGGCACTGATCGACCTCGAGCGCAAACCGGGTACGGGCGCGCTGGTGAACAGCGCGACACCCACCGCGGGCCTTGCCGTCGGCGCACTTGGGGTGGGGTTGCTCGTACAGTTCGCTCCCGCCCCGACGAAGCTGGTGTACATCCTGCTGCTGGTGGCGTTCATCGGCACGGTCATAGCGCTGCTGTTCATCCCGGAACCCGTGCGTCGAAAGCCCGGCGCGCTGCGTTCGCTTCGCCCTCGGCTCGGGGTTCCACCCGGCAAACTGCGTGCTTTCCTTGTGGCGCTGCCCTCGCTGGTGGTGCCGTGGATGCTCGGTGGCCTCTACCTGTCGCTCGGCCGCTCGCTCGTGGTCGACATTCTCGGCATCGCCAACCCGGTGGCGGGCGGGCTCGTCGTGTTCCTGCTCACCGGCACCGGTGCGGTGGCGTCCGTGCTGGCGAGGAACTGGGCACCGCAGGCCGCGATGACCGTGGGCGCGAGCGCGCTGGCGATCGGTGTGGCCGCGGTGCTGATCGCGCTCGCGGTGGCCTTCGCGCCGCTGTTCTTCGCCGCCACCGTACTTGGCGGGTTCGGCTTCGGTGTCACGTTCCTCGGCGCGTTCCGCACCGCCACCGGACTGGCCGAGCCCGGTGGCAGGGCCGCGCTCGTGGCGACCATCTACACGGCCTGCTACCTGTCCTTCAGCCTGCCCTCGCTCGCGGCCGGGCTCGCGGCCACCCACGTCGGCCTTCCGGCGACGGCCACCTGGTACGGGCTCATGGTGATCACCTTTGCGGTCGTCGCGATCGTGGCGAGGCGGTTCTCCCAGAGGGTACGGTAGGGCACATGCCGTTTCTTTGACGTCCGGTACCTGAGACCGCCCGGCCGCTCACCCGGCTGATCCGGCTGTGGGCGGTGCTGGCCGACGCCGTACCGCTGTACACGCTGCTCTTCGCCGAAACCGGGCTCACCGAGGCGCAGATCTCGGCGCTGTTCGCCCTCTGGTCCGTTGTGGGCGTGCTGGGGGAGGTGCCGACGGGGGCGCTGGCCGACCGGTTCTCCCGCAGGACCGCGC harbors:
- a CDS encoding MFS transporter — encoded protein: MAVTTQGGPEAAGRVHTAAFWLVAVALFLLMFAASAPSPLYVVYQRMWGFTPATLTAVFAVYVLGLLVMLVSAGALSDYVGRKPVLVSAIVAEAGSMLLFVLASDVGWLYAARILQGLATGAATGAISAALIDLERKPGTGALVNSATPTAGLAVGALGVGLLVQFAPAPTKLVYILLLVAFIGTVIALLFIPEPVRRKPGALRSLRPRLGVPPGKLRAFLVALPSLVVPWMLGGLYLSLGRSLVVDILGIANPVAGGLVVFLLTGTGAVASVLARNWAPQAAMTVGASALAIGVAAVLIALAVAFAPLFFAATVLGGFGFGVTFLGAFRTATGLAEPGGRAALVATIYTACYLSFSLPSLAAGLAATHVGLPATATWYGLMVITFAVVAIVARRFSQRVR
- a CDS encoding CoA-binding protein, whose translation is MESMDAELDVEAVRILREFSTIAVVGCSRDPAKAAHSVPAAMQAAGFRIIPVNPVADTLLGERVYRDLTDLDGPVDVVEVFRPGREAPAIAEQAVRIGAKALWLQQGITSSRAREIAREAGLAYVENRCMAVVRAVNGIRKDAG